A single window of Anser cygnoides isolate HZ-2024a breed goose chromosome 12, Taihu_goose_T2T_genome, whole genome shotgun sequence DNA harbors:
- the JPH3 gene encoding junctophilin-3 — protein MSSGGRFNFDDGGSYCGGWEDGKAHGHGICTGPKGQGEYSGSWSHGFEVLGVYTWPSGNTYQGTWAQGKRHGIGMESKGKWVYKGEWTHGFKGRYGVRECTGNGAKYEGTWSNGLQDGYGTETYSDGGTYQGQWVGGMRQGYGVRQSVPYGMAAVIRSPLRTSINSLRSEHTNGTALHPDSSPAVAGSPAVSRGGFVLMAHSDAEILKSKKKGIFRRSLLSGLKLRKSESKSSLASQRSKQSSFRSEAGMSTVSSTASDINSTISLGEGEAELSVIEDDIDATTTEIYVGEWKNDKRSGFGVSQRSDGLKYEGEWANNKRHGYGCMTFPDGTKEEGKYKQNVLVSGKRKNLIPLRASKIREKVDRAVEAAERAATIAKQKAEIAASRTSHSRAKAEAAVTAAQKAQEEARIARITAKEFSPSFQHRENGLECQRPKRQNSSDDIEVLSTGTPLQQESPELYRKGTTPSDLTPEDSPLQSFPASPSSTPPLGSCRNKSAHFSRQVSVDEERGGEIQMLLEGRGGDYLRPNSWSEEKVGGTRGVRSGALRSGQLGSASVPEDYRGRSGGHKHSASNHKQRERWTDSPATVSWTSHHRSHNHSSGSSKLLELDEEKMSNYEMEMKPLMRMDSYMQEIHTQKRHYSKGGPCRSMADDHRGEERGFGVQRLRSKSQNKENFRPASSAEPTVQKLENLRFGDKAEPRLLRWDLTFSPPQKSLPVALESEEDNGDALKSSTGSAPILVVMVILLNIGVAILFINFFI, from the exons ATGTCCAGTGGGGGAAGGTTTAATTTTGACGATGGAGGGTCGTACTGTGGAGGCTGGGAGGACGGAAAGGCTCATGGCCACGGAATCTGTACCGGCCCGAAGGGTCAAGGTGAATATTCGGGCTCCTGGAGTCACGGCTTTGAGGTGCTGGGGGTCTACACTTGGCCCAGCGGCAACACTTACCAGGGCACCTGGGCGCAGGGCAAGCGCCATGGCATTGGCATGGAGAGCAAGGGGAAGTGGGTGTACAAAGGCGAGTGGACCCATGGATTTAAGGGACGGTACGGGGTCCGAGAATGCACTGGAAACGGGGCCAAGTACGAAGGCACCTGGAGCAATGGATTACAGGATGGCTACGGGACAGAGACCTACTCGGATGGAG GGACATACCAGGGCCAGTGGGTCGGAGGGATGCGCCAGGGGTACGGCGTCCGGCAGAGCGTTCCCTACGGCATGGCTGCGGTCATCAGGTCACCCCTGAGGACGTCCATCAACTCCCTGCGCAGCGAGCACACCAACGGCACGGCGCTGCACCCCGACTCCTCGCCGGCGGTGGCCGGCAGCCCCGCCGTGTCCCGGGGCGGCTTCGTCCTCATGGCCCACAGCGACGCCGAGATCCTCAAGAGCAAGAAGAAGGGCATCTTCCGACGGTCGCTGCTGAGCGGGCTCAAGCTCCGTAAGTCCGAGTCCAAGAGCTCCTTGGCCAGCCAGCGGAGCAAGCAGAGCTCGTTCCGGAGCGAGGCCGGGATGAGCACGGTCAGCTCCACCGCCAGCGACATCAACTCCACCATCAGCCTGGGCGAAGGCGAGGCCGAGCTCTCCGTCATCGAGGACGACATCGATGCCACCACCACCGAGATCTACGTCGGCGAGTGGAAGAACGACAAGCGGTCGGGCTTCGGGGTGAGCCAGCGCTCGGACGGGCTGAAGTACGAGGGCGAGTGGGCCAACAACAAGCGCCACGGCTACGGCTGCATGACCTTCCCCGACGGCACCAAGGAGGAGGGCAAGTACAAGCAGAACGTCCTGGTCAGCGGCAAGAGGAAGAACCTCATCCCGCTGCGGGCCAGCAAGATCCGCGAGAAGGTGGATCGGGCCGTGGAGGCGGCCGAGCGGGCGGCCACCATCGCCAAGCAGAAAGCGGAGATCGCGGCCTCCAG GACCTCCCACTCCCGGGCCAAGGCGGAGGCGGCCGTGACGGCGGCGCAGAAAGCCCAGGAGGAAGCGCGCATCGCCAGGATCACTGCCAAAGAGTTTTCGCCTTCCTTCCAGCACAGGGAAAACG GGCTCGAATGCCAGAGGCCCAAGCGCCAGAACTCGAGCGACGACATTGAGGTCCTCTCCACCGGCACGCCGCTGCAGCAAGAGAGCCCCGAGCTGTACAGGAAAGGGACGACGCCGTCCGACCTGACCCCCGAGGACAGCCCGCTGCAGAGCTTCCCCGCCAGTCCCTCGTCCACGCCGCCGCTGGGCTCCTGCAGGAACAAGAGCGCGCACTTCTCCCGGCAGGTCTCGGTGGACGAAGAGCGGGGCGGGGAGATCCAGATGCTGCTGGAGGGGCGCGGCGGGGACTACCTGCGCCCCAACAGCTGGAGCGAAGAGAAGGTCGGCGGGACGCGCGGCGTGCGAAGCGGGGCGCTGCGCAGCGGCCAGCTGGGGTCGGCCTCCGTCCCTGAAGACTACAGAGGCCGGAGCGGAGGACACAAACACTCGGCCTCCAACCACAAGCAAAGAGAGAGGTGGACAGATTCCCCGGCCACGGTTTCTTGGACTTCCCACCACAGGTCCCACAACCACAGCTCAGGGAGCTCCAAGCTGCTTGAGCTAGACGAGGAGAAGATGAGCAATTACGAGATGGAGATGAAGCCCCTCATGAGGATGGATTCTTATATGCAAGAGATTCACACCCAAAAAAGACACTATAGCAAAGGGGGACCCTGCAGGAGCATGGCTGATGACCACCGCGGGGAAGAGCGGGGCTTCGGGGTTCAGAGACTGAGGTCTAAGTCCCAGAACAAAGAGAATTTCAGGCCAGCTTCCTCTGCCGAGCCCACGGTGCAGAAACTGGAAAACCTGAGATTCGGGGACAAAGCTGAGCCTCGGCTACTAAGGTGGGACTTAACCTTCTCCCCGCCACAGAAATCCTTACCTGTTGCACTAGAATCTGAAGAGGACAATGGGGATGCGCTCAAATCCAGTACG